In Cervus elaphus chromosome 5, mCerEla1.1, whole genome shotgun sequence, the following proteins share a genomic window:
- the TK1 gene encoding thymidine kinase, cytosolic produces the protein MSCINLPNVLPGSPSKTRGQIQVILGPMFSGKSTELMRRVRRFQIAQYKCLVIKYAKDTRYSSLFSTHDRNTMEALPACLLRDVIQDAQGVAVIGIDEGQFFPDIVEFCENMANSGKTVIVAALDGTFQRKAFGTILNLVPLAESVVKLTAVCMECFREAAYTKRLGVEKEVEVIGGADKYHSVCRLCYFKKASGQPAMLDSEENKENCPMTLVKPAEAPGARKLFAPHILQCSQAN, from the exons ATGAGCTGCATCAACCTGCCCAACGTGTTGCCAGGCTCCCCCAGCAAGACCCGGGGGCAGATCCAG GTGATTCTCGGACCCATGTTCTCAGGAAAAAG TACTGAGCTGATGAGACGGGTCCGTCGCTTCCAGATTGCCCAGTACAAGTGCCTGGTGATCAAATATGCCAAAGACACGCGTTACAGCAGCCTCTTCTCCACACATGACCG GAACACCATGGAGGCCCTGCCAGCCTGTCTGCTCCGGGACGTGATCCAGGATGCCCAGGGCGTGGCTGTCATAGGCATCGACGAAGGGCAGTTT TTCCCTGACATCGTGGAGTTCTGCGAAAACATGGCCAACTCGGGGAAGACCGTCATCGTGGCTGCACTGGATGGGACCTTCCAGAGGAAG GCTTTTGGGACCATCTTGAACCTGGTGCCCCTGGCGGAGAGCGTGGTCAAGCTGACGGCGGTGTGCATGGAGTGCTTCCGAGAGGCCGCCTACACCAAGAGGCTGGGCGTGGAGAAGGAG GTCGAGGTCATCGGAGGAGCGGACAAGTACCACTCCGTGTGCCGCCTGTGCTATTTCAAGAAGGCCTCAGGTCAGCCCGCCATGCTAGACAGCGAAGAGAATAAGGAGAACTGCCCGATGACGCTGGTAAAGCCCGCGGAGGCCCCAGGAGCCCGGAAGCTGTTTGCCCCTCATATCCTGCAGTGCAGTCAGGCCAATTGA
- the SYNGR2 gene encoding synaptogyrin-2, whose protein sequence is MESGAYGAAKAGGSFDLRRFLTQPQVVVRAVCLVFALIVFSCIFGEGYSNTHNSHQQYCVFNRNEDACRYGAAIGVLAFLASAFFFVVDAYFPQISNATDRKYLVIGDLLFSALWTFLWFVGFCFLTNQWAATKVDDVRIGADSARAAITFSFFSIFSWGVLASLAYQRYKAGVDDFIQNYVDPTPDPNTAYASYPGVPADTYQQPPFTQNAESTEGYQPPPVY, encoded by the exons ATGGAGAGCGGGGCGTACGGCGCGGCCAAGGCGGGCGGCTCCTTCGACCTGCGACGCTTCCTGACGCAGCCGCAGGTGGTGGTGCGCGCCGTCTGCTTG GTCTTCGCCTTGATTGTCTTCTCGTGTATCTTCGGCGAGGGCTACAGCAACACCCAcaattcccaccagcagtactGCGTGTTCAACCGCAACGAGGATGCCTGCCGCTACGGTGCCGCCATCGGGGTGttggccttcctggcctcagccTTCTTCTTCGTGGTTGACGCCTATTTCCCCCAGATCAGCAATGCCACTGACCGCAAGTACCTGGTCATTGGTGACCTGCTCTTCTCAG CTCTCTGGACCTTCCTGTGGTTCGTTGGGTTCTGCTTCCTCACCAACCAGTGGGCGGCCACCAAGGTGGACGACGTGCGTATAGGAGCCGACTCAGCCCGGGCGGCcatcaccttcagcttcttctccatcttctcctgg GGTGTGCTGGCCTCCCTGGCCTACCAGCGCTACAAGGCTGGAGTGGATGACTTCATCCAGAACTACGTGGACCCCACTCCAGACCCGAACACGGCCTACGCCTCCTACCCAGGTGTGCCCGCGGACACCTACCAGCAGCCGCCCTTCACCCAGAACGCTGAGAGCACCGAGGGCTACCAGCCGCCCCCTGTGTACTGA